A genome region from Arachis duranensis cultivar V14167 chromosome 6, aradu.V14167.gnm2.J7QH, whole genome shotgun sequence includes the following:
- the LOC107493227 gene encoding thioredoxin-like protein CDSP32, chloroplastic: MATITNSFIFKSPASLSVSLSSHPNKLLPLSSLQFLSTQAQSSSCGSGWQQSRVITRATSSAASGAKKASEERVQKVHSIEEFDDALRAAKNRLVVVEYASSDSLESSQIYPFMVDLSRQCNDVEFLLVMGDESDKTRDLCKREKIDKVPHFSFYKSMEKIHEEEGIGPERLVGDVLYYGDSHSAVVQLHSREDVENLIEENKEGHKLVVLDVGLKHCGPCVKVYPTVLKLSRQMADSVVFARMNGDENESCMQFLRDMDVVEVPTFLFIRDGVIRGRYVGSGKGELIGEILRYQGVRVTY, encoded by the exons ATGGCTACCATCACCAACAGTTTCATATTCAAGTCCCCTGCATCTCTCTCCGTCTCCCTTTCAAGCCACCCCAATAAGCTGCTTCCACTTTCTTCTCTACAATTTCTGAGCACACAAGCACAATCTTCTTCTTGTGGTTCTGGTTGGCAACAGAGCCGGGTGATTACAAGAGCCACATCATCAGCAGCATCAGGGGCGAAAAAAGCAAGCGAGGAGAGAGTTCAGAAGGTTCATAGCATTGAGGAGTTCGACGACGCGCTTAGAGCGGCGAAGAACAGGCTGGTGGTGGTAGAATACGCATCGAGTGACAGCCTGGAGAGCAGCCAGATATACCCTTTCATGGTGGACCTTAGCAGGCAATGCAACGACGTTGAGTTCCTTCTCGTGATGGGTGACGAGTCCGACAAGACCCGCGACCTCTGCAAAAGAGAGAAAATCGACAAAGTGCCTCACTTCAGCTTCTACAAGAGCATGGAGAAGATCCACGAAGAGGAAG GTATTGGACCGGAGAGGCTGGTAGGGGATGTGCTATACTACGGGGACAGCCATTCAGCAGTGGTGCAGCTGCACAGCAGGGAGGACGTGGAGAACCTGATAGAGGAGAACAAGGAAGGGCACAAGCTGGTGGTGCTGGACGTGGGCCTCAAGCACTGCGGCCCCTGCGTCAAGGTCTACCCCACCGTCCTCAAGCTCTCCAGGCAAATGGCCGATTCCGTCGTCTTCGCCAGGATGAACGGCGACGAGAATGAAAGCTGCATGCAGTTCCTCAGGGACATGGACGTCGTCGAGGTCCCCACCTTCCTCTTCATCAGAGACGGCGTCATTCGTGGCCGCTATGTTGGTTCTGGCAAGGGAGAGCTCATTGGCGAGATTCTCCGCTACCAAGGTGTGCGTGTCACTTACTAA